From a single Hypomesus transpacificus isolate Combined female chromosome 14, fHypTra1, whole genome shotgun sequence genomic region:
- the LOC124476996 gene encoding mucin-5B-like isoform X4, with protein MALRWMKPWLALCFGLYAAQKGVLSSDGGHVCSTWGYYHFKTFDGDFFQLPSSCNYVLTSLCKSDYEEFYIQLQRGEVNDHPIINKVTIKLEGTLVELSNNSVSVDEKRVTIPFSQSGLLIVKAQSYIKITAKLGFVVMWNEDDALWVEMNTKFRNQTCGLCGDFNGVQTNEMVPDNDNRPNLELYGGKWKADSFEETCKEGSPPSQLKCENQTGQCEHLLSDPGFNSCRDVIDTKSFIKACEIDLCYCTSKNVSCQCLTLSEYSRQCAHTGGKPPNWKTAHLCPKTCPLNLEYQECGNACTDSCSNQHRHNLCEDHCIDGCFCPAGTVYDDISQHGCVPVNRCSCLHNGKSYSPGESYSITCQKFTCGNGKWSGEYLACTGTCSIKGGSHITTYDGQDYTFHGDCSYVLSKQTKGQDFIVVGDIVKCGKSNIETCLKSVTLVTQGDMMVLIEASGKVFVNKLFSPLPLLIANLTIFKPSTFYIVVQTNYGLRLKVQLVPLMQVYISADVSHKGKMKGLCGDFNDVESDDFKIINGMIEGTAVTFANTWKTETSCPDVTNMFQNPCTMSSEKEKYAKHWCSMLSQKNGIFSECHSKVNPNRYEDYCMYDSCTCENSEDCMCAAVSSYVHACAAAGVILQGWRNTTCGGYVSHCPGTMIYDYSMTSCGRTCRSLSQTDAACEVNFVPVDGCGCAEGTYLNEEGTCVTASECPCYYRETTLSPGQRLNTYEATCFCHNGKLSCTGTTKQISCSKPMVFFNCSSSRINEKGSECQESCQTQTECISKECISGCLCPEGLLSDGNGGCTEEEHCPCSHNGVIYQPGNVIQEDCNVCVCMGRNWQCSQNECSATCAIYGDGHYITFDGRSFSYDGNCEYTLLQDMCSNNANRTFSVTTQNIPCGTTGTTCSAAIKLFLGNNELFFSEENIQVLKHNGGDVSYKVHTIGLFLVVEISNGLILIWDKKTTLFIKIAPTFKGKVCGLCGNYDGNAKNDFTTRNQAVVVDPVEFGNSWKVSQSCPNAVTVKDPCTSQPHRKAWALKHCSIINSDVFKPCHSQVNPTEYYKACERDSCACDTGGDCECFCAAVAAYAAACNEARTCIRWRTPKICPLFCDFYNPSDECEWHYEPCGSPCMKTCRNPSGKCSEQIPKLEGCYPKCPLAEPYLDETTMKCVTEKDCGCYDEDGNHYNEGQPMPVERNCQTCKCSSTEATCTYNSTACHCLYKGTSYNDGDTIYHTSDGSETCITAVCKNNGTIVRSMEDCSTSASTTTPTTTVFTFSTTGTQPTVHTSTVTTPTVTTPTVTTPTVTTPTVTTTTVTTPTVTTPTVTTPTVTTTTVTTPTVTTPTVTTPTVTTPTVTTPTVTTLTVTTTTVTTPTVTTTQKTLETTTTLTTTNVPTTTTLPSTTSILPSTITSTSTATTPSNTTLITTAVSTYSSTTPTPCSLCKWSDWIDKSYPSEDASGDYENITQIKDSGLICMQPVAIECRAKEQKDVSLVDLGQKVECSLLVGLNCKNEDQLPPICFNYEIRVKCCDHNEKYCETTTSTVTTPTVTTTQTTLGTSTTLTSTTVPTTTPVPSTTFILPTTITSTSTVTTPRETTLITTAVTTPTVTTTQPTFTTSTTLTSKTVPTTTPVPSTTSILPTTITSTSTATTHSKTTLITTAVTTPTVPTTQTTLGTSTILTSTTVPTTTPVPSTTFILPTTSTSISTATTPSNTTLITTAVSTYSSTTRKPCSLCKWSGWIDNSYPSEGASGDYENITQIKDSGVICMQPVAIECRAKEQKDVSLVDLGQKVECSLLVGLNCKNEDQFPPICYNYEIRVKCCDHDDQYCETTTTAVTTPTVTTTQTTLGTSTTLTSTTVPTTTTVPSTTSILPTTSTSISTVTTPSETTLITTALTTPTVTTTQTTLGTSTILTSTTVPTTTPVPSTTFILPTTSTISTATTPSSTTLITTAVSTYSSTTPTPCSLCKWSDWIDKSYPSEGASGDYENITQIKDSGVICMQPVAIECRAKEQKDVSLVDLGQKVECSLLVGLNCKNEDQFPPICYNYEIRVKCCDHDDQYCETTTTAVTTPTVTTTQTTLGTSTTLTSTTVPTTTPVPSTTFILPTTITSTSTATTPSNTTLITTAVTTPTVTTTQTTLGTSTTLTSTTVPTTTPVPSTTSILPTTSTSTSTVKTPSETTLITTALTTPTVTTTQTTLGTSTTLTSTTVPTTTPVPSTTSILPTTSTSTSTVTTPSETTLITTALTTPTVTTTQTTLGTSTTLTSTTVPTTTPVPSTTSILPTTSTSTSTVTTPSETTLITTAFTTPTVTTTQTTFTTSTTLTSTTVPTYTSTSHTNCGSCKWSDWIDNNYPSDGPSGGEYEIIKPICSLPLDIAMEIECRAKEYKNTSLADLGQKVECSLLVGLNCKNEDQRPPICFNYEIRVKCCNPCETTTPTIPTTQTTLGTSTILTSTTVPTTTTVPSTTSILPTTSTSTSTATTHSETTLFTTALTTQTVTTTQTTLGTSTTLTSTTVPTTTTVPSTTFILPTTITSTSTVTTPRETTLITTALTTPTVTTTQTTLGTSTTLTSTTVPTTTTVPSTTSILPTTSTSTSTATTHSETTLITTALTTPTVTTTQTTPGTSTTLTSTTVPTTTTVPSTTFILPTTSTSTSTVTTPSETTLITSAVTTPTVTTIRPSIKATTGFIIYTAPPPTGPPTGSSCTCKYLNQSFPSGSYMYNQTDGAGWCFTSFCNQSCIVEKQARPCHTTTPPTFTTKPVITHCQNVNPPREDGESWQTDKCTIQTCHSGNITTVPVKCAPVTKLVCENKFPAIKVYDDTGCCFHYECQCMCYGWGDPHYVTFDGTYYSFQENCTYVLVKEITPRYHNFTVIIENVSCGPSGTISCPQSLTVYYKSYTIILTQKRSTITTNMLYINGKQIYPTFSNDDLIITSTGIELLLRIPEIKAEVTFKGLIFSVNLPYSLFHHNTEGQCGPCDNNRTNDCSLGNGEVSSSCPRMAHTWKIPEKLCNSTVTPSATPPTCSGYTELCEIILSKIFDECHEVIPREAFYEACKFDVCQKSNVGCSSLEAYALMCARAAVCVDWRNSTKGECEYKCPETKVYKSCGPVVQPTCNAKYNDKYVKPSSAEKCEINGSCDTFMEGCFCTAGHILFNSYSDICVSSCDCTGPEGQPKQRGETWQSNCQDCICDTDTKSVQCKPVECQSPKNISCDKEGEVLVNHTINCCLQTECECDVKYCLTKIPQCAAGFKLNITVEHCCPSYTCEPKDVCVFNNTEYQPDVEVPKERCETCHCGPKLDPHTMLHVIECAPKICNTQCHQGYEYDVQPGQCCGVCKQRSCVVALTDNTTHIIEHGNVWSPPDKKCVEYKCTNDSNQFMIVKSKTECPPFYPELCVPGTETTYQDGCCQTCNIHECKVKRNTTYLEFGNCRSTDPVEVTECAGSCGTFSKYSAEKNRLMHSCSCCQEMSSSKKEVEMICTDGNKLIGSYIYINTCGCHVTECDKNI; from the exons ATGGCTCTTAGATGGATGAAACCATGGCTTGCTCTCTGTTTTGGATTATATGCTGCACAGAAAG GAGTTCTCTCCTCTGACGGTGGACATGTATGCAGCACATGGGGGTACTACCACTTCAAGACCTTTGATGGAGATTTCTTCCAGCTTCCCTCTTCTTGTAACTACGTCCTGACTTCCCTGTGCAAGAGTGATTATGAGGAGTTCTACATCCAGCTACAGCGTGGGGAAGTGAATGATCATCCCATCATTAACAAGGTCACCATAAAGCTGGAAGGGACCTTGGTGGAGCTGTCCAACAACTCAGTCAGTGTAGATgagaaaag AGTCACCATTCCATTTAGTCAGTCTGGATTGTTGATTGTCAAGGCACAATCTTACATCAAGATCACGGCAAAGTTAGGTTTTGTCGTCATGTGGAATGAAGATGATGCCCTCTGG GTTGAAATGAACACCAAATTCAGGAATCAGACTTGTGGACTGTGTGGTGACTTCAATGGGGTTCAAACCAATGAAATGGTCCCAGACAATG ATAACCGCCCAAACCTTGAACTTTATGGTGGAAAGTGGAAAGCAGACAGCTTCGAGGAAACCTGCAAGGAAGGCTCTCCTCCGTCTCAACTGAAATGTGAAAATCAG ACAGGACAATGCGAGCACCTGCTGTCGGATCCTGGCTTCAACAGCTGCAGAGACGTGATAGACACAAAGTCCTTTATCAAGGCCTGTGAGATAGACTTGTGCTACTGTACCAGTAAAAATGTCTCTTGTCAGTGTCTAACCCTGTCTGAGTACTCCCGCCAGTGTGCCCATACAGGGGGGAAACCCCCAAACTGGAAGACCGCACATCTCTGCC CAAAAACATGTCCTCTGAACTTGGAGTACCAGGAATGTGGCAATGCCTGCACTGACTCCTGCAGcaaccaacacagacacaacttGTGTGAAGACCATTGCATTGATGGCTGCTTTTGTCCTGCTG GAACGGTCTATGATGACATTAGTCAGCATGGTTGTGTTCCTGTAAACCGGTGCTCCTGCCTCCACAATGGAAAGTCTTACAGTCCTGGAGAATCATACTCAATAACCTGCCAAAAATT TACCTGCGGTAATGGCAAGTGGAGTGGTGAATATCTGGCCTGTACAGGCACCTGCTCTATAAAGGGAGGTTCTCACATCACCACCTATGATGGCCAAGACTACACTTTCCATGGAGACTGCTCCTATGTTCTGTCAAAG CAAACCAAGGGCCAGGATTTCATCGTCGTTGGTGACATAGTAAAATGTGGAAAGTCTAACATTGAAACTTGCCTGAAGTCAGTGACTTTGGTTACACAAGGGGATATG ATGGTTTTGATTGAAGCAAGTGGAAAAGTCTTTGTCAATAAGCTTTTTTCTCCATTGCCTCTTTTGATAG CTAATTTAACAATCTTCAAGCCCTCTACATTCTACATTGTCGTACAGACAAACTATGGTCTTCGTCTTAAGGTTCAATTAGTACCATTGATGCAGGTCTATATCTCCGCTGATGTTTCCCACAAAGGGAAAATGAAGg GCCTTTGTGGAGATTTTAATGACGTTGAGAGCGATGATTTCAAAATAATAAATGGAATGATTGAGGGGACCGCTGTGACTTTTGCAAACACTTGGAAGACCGAAACAAGCTGCCCTGATGTGACCAATATGTTTCAAAATCCTTGCACCATGAGTTCTGAAAAAG AAAAGTATGCCAAACACTGGTGTTCCATGCTGTCACAAAAAAACGGAATATTCTCTGAATGTCATTCTAAAGTGAATCCAAATCGTTATGAGGAC TACTGCATGTACGACAGCTGTACCTGTGAAAACAGTGAGGACTGCATGTGTGCAGCGGTCTCCTCCTATGTCCATGCGTGTGCTGCGGCTGGTGTCATCCTACAAGGATGGAGAAACACCACCTGTG GTGGTTATGTGTCACACTGCCCCGGAACTATGATATATGACTACAGCATGACAAGCTGTGGTCGCACCTGTCGATCTCTCAGCCAAACCGATGCAGCATGTGAGGTAAACTTTGTGCCTGTGGATGGGTGTGGCTGTGCCGAAGGAACTTATTTGAACGAAGAGGGAACATGTGTGACTGCCTCAGAATGCCCCTGCTACTATAGAGAAACAACACTGTCCCCTGGGCAGAGACTAAATACGTATGAGGCCACTTG CTTTTGCCACAATGGGAAATTAAGCTGTACAGgaacaacaaaacaaatat CATGCAGCAAGCCAATGGTGTTCTTCAACTGCTCAAGTTCTAGAATCAATGAAAAGGGATCAGAATGTCAGGAAagctgccaaacacaaacagaatgC ATCAGTAAAGAATGCATCTCAGGCTGTTTGTGTCCTGAGGGCCTTTTATCTGACGGTAACGGTGGCTGCACTGAGGAGGAACATTGTCCCTGTTCACACAACGGGGTCATTTATCAGCCTGGAAACGTAATCCAAGAAGACTGCAATGTCTG tgtTTGCATGGGAAGAAACTGGCAATGTTCGCAAAATGAGTGTAGCGCGACCTGTGCCATTTATGGGGATGGACATTACATCACTTTCGATGGCAGGAGTTTCTCTTACGATGGCAATTGTGAATATACACTTCTACAG GACATGTGCAGCAACAATGCAAACAGAACCTTTAGCGTGACTACACAGAACATACCTTGCGGAACTACTGGTACAACCTGTTCCGCTGCTATCAAGCTCTTCTTAGGG AACAATGAGTTATTTTTCTCAGAGGAAAATATTCAAGTCCTGAAACATAATGGTGGAGATGTTTCCTATAAGGTCCACACTATTGGTTTATTCTTGGTTGTTGAAATTAGTAACGGCCTGATCCTCATATGGGACAAGAAGACAACGCTGTTCATTAAAATTGCCCCCACATTCAAG GGAAAAGTCTGTGGTCTGTGTGGAAACTATGATGGAAATGCTAAAAATGACTTCACAACCAGAAATCAAGCGGTGGTGGTGGACCCTGTTGAGTTTGGAAACAGCTGGAAAGTGTCTCAAAGTTGCCCTAATGCAGTTACTGTAAAAGACCCTTGTACTTCACAACCACATCGAAAGGCTTGGGCTTTAAAACACTGCAGCATCATTAATAGTGATGTATTTAAACCCTGCCACTCACAG GTGAATCCTACAGAGTACTATAAAGCCTGTGAGAGGGACTCCTGTGCATGTGACACAGGCGGAGACTGTGAATGTTTCTGTGCAGCTGTTGCCGCTTACGCAGCAGCGTGTAACGAGGCTCGGACCTGCATTAGATGGAGAACGCCCAAAATCTGCC CTCTGTTCTGTGATTTTTACAACCCTTCTGATGAGTGTGAATGGCACTATGAGCCGTGTGGATCACCTTGTATGAAGACCTGCAGGAATCCTTCAGGAAAATGCTCTGAACAGATTCCAAAACTGGAAG GTTGCTACCCCAAATGTCCCTTGGCTGAGCCTTATCTTGATGAAACTACAATGaagtgtgtgacagagaaagattgtGGTTGCTATGATGAAGACGGCAACCATTACAATGAGGGACAGCCTATGCCCGTAGAAAGAAACTGTCAGACATG TAAATGCTCATCAACTGAGGCCACGTGCACCTACAACAGTACAG CTTGTCATTGTCTATATAAAGGAACATCATACAATGACGGAGATACGATCTATCACACATCTGATGGAAGTGAAACTTGTATCACTGCTGTTTGTAAAAACAATGGCACTATTGTACGGTCAATGGAAGATTGTTCCACCTCAGCTTCTACAACAACACCAACTACAACAGTGTTTACATTTTCCACCACTG GAACTCAGCCGACGGTACATACATCAACAGTAACAACTCCAACAGTTACAACTCCAACAGTTACAACTCCAACAGTTACAACTCCAACAGTTACAACTACGACAGTTACAACTCCAACAGTTACAACTCCAACAGTTACAACTCCAACAGTTACAACTACGACAGTTACAACTCCGACAGTTACAACTCCAACAGTTACAACTCCAACAGTTACAACTCCAACAGTTACAACTCCAACAGTTACAACTCTGACAGTTACAACTACGACAGTTACAACTCCGACAGTTACAACTACTCAGAAAACACTTGAGACAACAACCACCTTAACAACTACAAATGTGCCAACAACAACTACACTTCCATCAACTACATCCATTCTACCCTCGACCATTACCAGcacatcaactgcaacaacaccCAGCAACACAACCCTAATTACAACTGCAGTGTCAACATATAGTAGTACCACTCCCACACCATGCAGTTTGTGTAAATGGTCTGATTGGATTGACAAAAGTTATCCTTCGGAAGATGCAAGTGGAGATTATGAAAATATTACGCAGATAAAGGATTCTGGACTAATATGCATGCAACCAGTGGCTATAGAATGTAGAGCAAAAGAACAAAAAGATGTTTCCCTGGTAGACTTAGGTCAGAAGGTTGAGTGCAGTCTTCTGGTTGGACTAAATTGCAAGAATGAGGATCAACTGCCTCCGATTTGTTTCAATTATGAGATTAGAGTCAAATGTTGTGACCACAATGAAAAATATTGTGAAACAACCACATCAACAGTAACAACTCCAACAGTTACAACTACTCAGACTACACTCGGGACATCAACAACCTTAACATCTACAACTGTGCCAACAACAACTCCAGTTCCATCAACTACATTCATTCTGCCCACGACCATTACCAGCACATCAACTGTAACAACACCCAGAGAGACAACCCTAATTACAACTGCAGTTACAACTCCGACAGTTACAACTACTCAGCCTACattcacaacatcaacaaccttAACATCTAAAACTGTGCCAACAACTACTCCAGTTCCATCAACTACATCCATTCTGCCCACGACCATTACCAGcacatcaactgcaacaacacaCAGCAAAACAACCCTAATTACAACTGCAGTTACAACTCCAACAGTTCCAACTACTCAGACTACACTCGGGACATCAACAATCTTAACATCTACAACTGTGCCAACAACAACTCCAGTTCCATCAACTACGTTCATTCTGCCCACGACAAGTACCAGTAtatcaactgcaacaacaccCAGCAACACAACCCTAATTACAACAGCAGTGTCAACATATAGTAGTACCACTCGCAAACCATGCAGTTTGTGTAAATGGTCTGGTTGGATTGACAACAGTTATCCTTCAGAAGGTGCAAGTGGAGATTATGAAAATATTACGCAGATAAAGGATTCTGGAGTAATATGCATGCAACCAGTGGCGATAGAATGTAGAGCAAAAGAACAAAAAGATGTTTCCCTGGTAGACTTAGGTCAGAAGGTTGAGTGCAGTCTTCTGGTTGGACTAAATTGCAAGAATGAGGATCAATTTCCTCCGATTTGTTACAATTATGAGATAAGAGTCAAATGTTGTGACCATGATGACCAATATTGtgaaacaaccacaacagcagttACAACTCCGACAGTTACAACTACTCAGACAACACTCGGGACATCAACAACCTTAAC ATCTACAACTGTGCCAACAACAACTACAGTTCCATCAACTACATCCATTCTGCCCACGACCAGCACCAGCATATCAACTGTAACAACACCCAGCGAGACAACCCTAATTACAACTGCACTTACAACTCCGACAGTTACAACTACTCAGACTACACTCGGGACATCAACAATCTTAACATCTACAACTGTGCCAACAACAACTCCAGTTCCATCAACTACATTCATTCTGCCCACAACAAGTACCAtatcaactgcaacaacaccCAGCAGCACAACCCTAATTACAACTGCAGTGTCAACATATAGTAGTACCACTCCCACACCATGCAGTTTGTGTAAATGGTCTGATTGGATTGACAAAAGTTATCCTTCGGAAGGTGCAAGTGGAGATTATGAAAATATTACGCAGATAAAGGATTCTGGAGTAATATGCATGCAACCGGTGGCTATAGAATGTAGAGCAAAAGAACAAAAAGATGTTTCCCTGGTAGACTTAGGTCAGAAGGTTGAGTGCAGTCTTCTGGTTGGACTAAATTGCAAGAATGAGGATCAATTTCCTCCGATTTGTTACAATTATGAGATAAGAGTCAAATGTTGTGACCATGATGACCAATATTGTGAAACAACCACAACTGCAGTTACAACTCCGACAGTGACAACTACTCAGACAACACTCGGGACATCAACAACTTTAACATCTACAACTGTGCCAACAACAACTCCAGTTCCATCAACTACATTCATTCTGCCCACAACCATTACCAGcacatcaactgcaacaacaccCAGCAATACAACCTTAATTACAACTGCAGTTACAACTCCGACAGTTACAACTACTCAGACAACACTCGGGACATCAACAACCTTAACATCTACAACTGTGCCAACAACAACTCCAGTTCCATCAACTACATCCATTCTTCCCACGACCAGCACCAGCACATCAACTGTAAAAACACCCAGCGAGACAACCCTAATTACAACTGCACTTACAACTCCGACAGTTACAACTACTCAGACTACACTCGGGACATCAACAACCTTAACATCTACAACTGTGCCAACAACAACTCCAGTTCCATCAACTACATCCATTCTTCCCACGACCAGCACCAGCACATCAACTGTAACAACACCCAGCGAGACAACCCTAATTACAACTGCACTTACAACTCCGACAGTTACAACTACTCAGACTACACTCGGGACATCAACAACCTTAACATCTACAACTGTGCCAACAACAACTCCAGTTCCATCAACTACATCCATTCTTCCCACGACCAGCACCAGCACATCAACTGTAACAACACCCAGCGAGACAACCCTAATTACAACTGCATTTACAACTCCGACAGTTACAACTACTCAGACTACattcacaacatcaacaaccttAACATCTACAACTGTTCCAACATATACTAGTACCAGTCACACTAACTGCGGTTCGTGTAAATGGTCTGATTGGATTGACAATAATTATCCTTCGGATGGACCAAGTGGAGGAGAATATGAAATTATTAAGCCGATATGCAGCCTACCACTGGATATAGCAATGGAAATAGAATGTAGAGCAAAAGAATATAAAAATACATCCCTGGCAGACTTAGGTCAGAAGGTTGAGTGCAGTCTTCTGGTTGGACTCAATTGCAAGAATGAGGATCAACGGCCTCCGATTTGTTTCAATTATGAGATAAGAGTAAAATGTTGTAACCCCTGTGAAACAACCACACCAACAATACCAACTACTCAGACAACACTCGGGACATCAACAATCTTAACATCTACAACTGTGCCAACAACAACTACAGTTCCATCAACTACATCCATTCTGCCCACGACCAGCACCAGCACATCAACCGCAACAACACACAGCGAGACAACCCTATTTACAACTGCACTTACAACTCAGACAGTTACAACTACTCAGACTACACTCGGGACATCAACAACCTTAACATCTACAACTGTGCCAACAACAACTACAGTTCCATCAACTACATTCATTCTGCCCACGACCATTACCAGCACATCAACTGTAACAACACCCAGAGAGACAACCCTAATTACAACTGCACTCACAACTCCGACAGTTACAACTACTCAGACAACACTCGGGACATCAACAACCTTAACATCTACAACTGTGCCAACAACAACTACAGTTCCATCAACTACATCCATTCTGCCCACGACCAGCACCAGcacatcaactgcaacaacacaCAGTGAGACAACCCTAATTACAACTGCACTTACAACTCCGACAGTTACAACTACTCAGACAACACCCGGGACATCAACAACCTTAACATCTACAACTGTGCCAACAACAACTACAGTTCCATCAACTACATTCATTCTGCCCACGACCAGCACCAGCACATCAACTGTAACAACACCCAGCGAGACAACCCTAATTACATCTGCAGTCACAACTCCGACAGTTACAACAATTCGGCCCAGCATTAAAGCAACTACAGGCTTCATCATATATACTGCACCGCCTCCCACAGGTCCACCAACAGGATCTTCATGTACATGCAAATATCTCAACCAAAGTTTTCCTTCTG GTTCCTACATGTATAATCAGACCGATGGGGCAGGCTGGTGTTTCACATCATTCTGCAATCAAAGTTGCattgtagaaaaacaagcaagacCTTGTCATACTACTACACCACCAACGTTTACCACCAAGCCTGTGATAACACATTGTCAAAATGTCAATCCACCAAGAGAG GATGGTGAGTCTTGGCAGACTGATAAATGCACCATTCAAACTTGCCACAGTGGCAACATCACCACAGTACCAGTGAAATGTGCACCAGTGACAAAACTTGTGTGTGAAAATAAGTTTCCAGCTATTAAAGTCTATGATGACACTGGTTGCTGTTTTCATTATGAATGTCAAT GTATGTGCTATGGATGGGGAGATCCACATTACGTGACTTTTGATGGAACATATTATAGTTTTCAGGAAAACTGCACCTATGTTTTGGTTAAAGAGATAACTCCTAGATATCACAACTTCACTGTAATAATTGAAAATGTGAGTTGTGGTCCTTCTGGAACCATATCTTGCCCACAGTCTTTGACTGTATATTACAAGTCCTATACAATTATTCTGACACAGAAGAGGTCTACCATTACAACAAATATG CTGTACATAAATGGCAAGCAGATCTACCCAACCTTTTCTAATGATGACCTCATCATTACCAGTACTGGAATTGAGTTGCTTTTGAGAATCCCGGAAATTAAGGCAGAGGTGACTTTCAAAGGACTTATTTTCAGCGTCAACTTGCCATATTCCCTTTTCCATCACAACACAGAAGGCCAGTGTG GTCCTTGTGACAATAACAGAACAAACGACTGTAGCTTAGGAAACGGGGAGGTGTCTTCATCATGTCCTCGGATGGCACACACGTGGAAAATTCCAGAGAAGCTTTGCAACTCAACTGTTACTCCAAGTGCAACTCCTCCAACATGCAGTGGATACACTGAACTCTGTGAAATCATACTGAGCAA GATATTTGATGAATGTCATGAAGTAATCCCAAGAGAGGCATTTTATGAGGCCTGCAAATTTGATGTCTGCCAAAAATCCAATGTTGGCTGCTCCAGTTTGGAGGCGTATGCCTTGATGTGTGCCAGGGCTGCAGTCTGTGTTGACTGGCGTAATTCAACAAAAGGAGAATGTG AATACAAATGCCCTGAAACCAAAGTCTATAAATCATGTGGCCCAGTTGTACAACCAACTTGCAATGCAAA ATATAATGACAAGTATGTGAAGCCAAGTTCGGCTGAGAAATGTGAAATAAATGGATCATGTGACACATTTATGGAGGGATGCTTCTGCACAGCTGGGCACATTTTGTTCAATTCTTACTCTGACATCTGTGTCAGCTCTTGTG ACTGCACTGGGCCTGAAGGCCAACCGAAACAG CGTGGAGAAACTTGGCAGAGTAACTGCCAAGACTGTATttgtgacacagacacaaagagtgTTCAGTGTAAGCCTGTGGAATGTCAGTCCCCAAAAAACATAAGCTGTGACAAAGAGGGTGAGGTGTTGGTAAATCATACCATAAACTGCTGTCTCCAAACCGAATGTG AGTGTGATGTGAAATACTGCTTAACAAAAATACCACAGTGCGCTGCAGGGTTTAAGCTAAACATTACAGTGGAACACTGCTGCCCATCCTATACTTGTG AGCCAAAAGATGTCTGTGTCTTTAATAATACCGAGTATCAG CCAGATGTTGAAGTTCCTAAAGAAAGATGTGAAACGTGCCACTGTGGCCCTAAACTGGATCCTCACACAATGTTACATGTCATTGAGTGTGCACCGAAGATCTGTAACACCCAATGCCACCAG GGTTATGAGTATGATGTTCAGCCCGGTCAATGTTGTGGAGTGTGCAAACAGAGGAGTTGCGTGGTAGCCCTTACAGATAACACAACTCACATCATTGAG CATGGAAATGTTTGGTCACCTCCTGATAAAAAGTGTGTTGAGTATAAATGCACAAATGACAGCAACCAGTTCATGATCGTGAAATCAAAAACAGAATGCCCACCCTTCTATCCTGAACTCTGTGTCCCA GGAACAGAAACTACTTATCAAGATGGCTGTTGCCAAACAT GTAACATACATGAATGCAAAGTCAAAAGAAACACCACGTACCTGGAATTTGGAAACTGCCGATCAACAGACCCTGTGGAAGTCACAGAATGTGCAGGATCCTGCGGAACATTCTCCAA GTACTCAGCAGAGAAAAACAGATTGATGCATTCATGCTCCTGCTGCCAAGAAATGTCCAGTAgcaagaaggaggtggagatgaTCTGCACAGATGGAAATAAATTAATAGGCTCTTACATTTATATCAACACTTGTGGATGCCATGTCACAGAATGTGACAAAAACATTTAA